A genome region from Megalobrama amblycephala isolate DHTTF-2021 linkage group LG16, ASM1881202v1, whole genome shotgun sequence includes the following:
- the sytl2b gene encoding synaptotagmin-like protein 2 isoform X2, protein MIDLSHLSEEEQEMIMTVLKRDAELKKAEEERIKQLQKAVPEEDRRKYLSGEWFYEVKSQRHQDRIHGSDIIMASMKQRKPSVVEYLTKSWGGRSRSISRKDSDGNMTSPKKTQTTESSEQLKERENGDTLEVQQENLSIGMRSPSKPRHNPFNSVPIELDFEETDIHFTSGPGLRKSIDRGSDSQVKHQEASNSEGNSEVSNTTQNGPPGQKPVPKKRTKINKPQSSISDSASSVSSQSVSTTAGSSIRSPPPRSIPKHSSNEPTLKTQLRQPVVSLSSVCKNSSQERDPEESKLSLGSTEESSSKIENKEPFSSPSPLKLPKSRLPVRASSQLIIPPRGIQEKPKIQPRLSLNSITRADDGKKVEELLKQRRETNSCLPQSPSMELEGQNISGEIHHPRENAMFALTDNTKKPLDEITALQPTQHKSENVENHMAQFPKLEATTTEENIKKTAVGQQFPRSLNITDTFNKTDASSDSETNYSPLVFNIKQKTNNSKQENAKLEVMTDEHIQTPTDEQGDSIAKVLEWFSRSSDSSDRLDIESNVQEDMEEDTKIDDIDFEDEVDLRSKPRDNVYLIIPRQSEEVPSEVNMTFLQQTDWGKEQSADEPTQNIPKDRRRSESASHNEPLIRKPSNDSALIANSVPLEIPEVNISVGGKISQNENKTEAFIKREEVTKVKLESTDIKQTQHQPKERPDAEENQRPKIANLRSFWEKENIGPKILISKSSVPGKTEKCIPSDVSRKLTEHVEDQQRNEQSLKVTSPKHQKKETVVEDLDLEHVGSANTIYKPQVTIVTDESKPPLIYANQKVDQILASSSLDKDVTLPRLKSPSPSLDSGSLQAGQNDDSMGGTVSTYSSDADHSSPKELEAKSRTAPRTNQVPFVKQNSQQENMAERIKQLKSFWEKESKTSAAAQIRSTTTTRLNQRFTKSEFDLRTIGTEYDDEDDDEDSTSARGRQSPNFSVQPLRKDKPVVMDGMSTLQFKNLRDFWGGSPKKSGPRSPVLESGIQRSLSPQSPNERANVKDFVNESQNGKTSSPAKTRAFQSPSKKRIMSRQESESKNNHRISGEAISHEVSQSLQAQKSSQIASKSTMVPKPQAGQESHPQQGRRSSKGSLNGKSNAMRRATSMFSVNTAFEEQSQDLHLQSKKIQDPNMQQVKKTPEASITQSRKTQEASYTMPKTSPEISWRDRDKNTQRRPSRTSEDSDSQPLARSFIPRDYQHYLGITEDRSMYTPPPVTEQVDDFICTSFTSSPETNRSCKCSPVKTSTPVQGSPDLQTRRGSLGRYSTTQTDGNATKGNSNCENESPIQKALRRASSRPVYHKSMEDISILPRQDQKLKQTSDYMQGNYDVVQTSFATSDPEHLKQLSKSVPSFLQKESDEGESDSESSSRSSVPQWNNRQFTNLSNYSGSTSLSSVSGSVASVYNSDYSSVDVQGSIQFSLNYVQKLREFHIFVVQCQNLAAVDTKRNRSDPYVKSYLIPDPANLGKRKTAVKKKTLNPTYNEILRYRVRMEYLTSQVLNLSAWHNDTFGRNSFLGEIELDLSSWDFTDTEMKLFPLKPRNLFSQTTNILQPSDLRGQMRLAIRFLPQISHSKNIPGSGEVHIWVKDCKNLPLIRSPTIDPYVKCFVLPDTSKKSRQKTRVLKRTTNPIFNHTMVYDGFRAEDLKEACVELTVWDRDRLANHSLGGLRLGMGTGKSYGVQVDWMDSTTEEVALWRRMMESPNEWVEGLLPLRIVTAAKNTWK, encoded by the exons ATGATAGACCTGAGCCATCTGAGCGAGGAGGAGCAGGAGATGAtcatgactgttttaaagagGGATGCTGAGCTGAAGAAAGCCGAAGAAGAACGAATCAA ACAGCTGCAGAAAGCCGTCCCAGAGGAAGACAGACGCAAGTATTTGTCAGGAGAATGGTTCTATGAGGTGAAGTCTCAGAGACACCAGGACAGGATTCATGGCTCTGATATCATAATGGCATCAATGAAGCAAAGAAAACCATCAGTTGTTG AGTATTTAACCAAGTCATGGGGCGGCAGATCCAGAAGCATCAGCAGAAAGGATAGTGATGGCAACATGACGTCAcctaaaaaaacacaaactacTGAGTCCTCAGAGCAGCTAAAGGAGAG gGAAAATGGTGACACATTAGAGGTCCAGCAAGAAAACCTAAGCATAGGCATGAGATCGCCATCCAAG CCAAGACACAACCCATTCAACAGTGTTCCAATAGAGCTTGACTTTGAGGAGACTGATATCCACTTTACATCAGGACCTGGACTCAGGAAATCAATAGACAGAGGCTCTGATTCACAAG TAAAACATCAGGAAGCAAGTAACAGTGAAGGTAATAGTGAAGTCTCTAACACCACACAAAATGGACCTCCTGGTCAAAAGCCTGTGCCAAAGAAGAGGACCAAAATCAACAAACCCCAGAGCTCTATCTCAGACAGCGCCAGCTCTGTGTCCAGCCAGAGTGTGTCCACCACAGCAGGCTCAAGTATCAGGTCACCACCACCAAGAAGTATCCCCAAACACAGCTCAAATGAGCCCACTCTCAAGACACAACTGCGCCAACCAGTTGTATCCCTAAGCTCTGTTTGCAAAAACAGCAGTCAAGAGAGGGATCCTGAAGAATCAAAACTTTCTCTGGGAAGTACAGAGGAATCAAGTAGCAAAATTGAAAACAAAGAGCCATTTAGCTCCCCTTCACCACTGAAGTTGCCAAAGTCACGTTTACCAGTGAGAGCCTCATCGCAACTGATAATCCCTCCTCGGGGCATACAAGAGAAGCCAAAGATACAACCACGTCTAAGTCTGAACTCTATCACAAGAGCAGATGATGGCAAAAAAGTAGAAGAACTTCTAAAACAAAGAAGAGAAACAAATAGTTGTCTTCCTCAGTCACCAAGTATGGAATTAGAGGGCCAAAACATTTCTGGTGAAATTCATCATCCTCGTGAGAATGCAATGTTTGCATTGACTGACAACACTAAAAAGCCACTGGATGAGATCACCGCCCTTCAACCTACACAGCACAAATCTGAGAATGTGGAGAATCATATGGCTCAGTTTCCAAAATTGGAAGCGACAACAACTGAAGAAAACATAAAGAAAACTGCTGTTG GTCAACAATTTCCCAGATCCCTCAACATAACAGATACATTCAATAAGACAGATGCCTCTTCTGACTCTGAGACTAACTACAGCCCCCTTGTCTTCAACATAAAACAAAAGACTAATAACTCAAAACAAGAAAATGCCAAACTGGAAGTTATGACAGATGAACACATTCAGACACCTACTGATGAACAAGGAGATTCCATTGCCAAAGTTCTTGAATGGTTTAGCAGGAGCTCAGACAGCAGTGATAGGCTTGATATAGAGAGCAATGTCCAGGAGGACATGGAGGAGGACACCAAGATCGATGACATAGACTTTGAAGATGAGGTTGATCTGAGATCCAAACCAAGGGATAATGTGTACTTGATCATACCACGCCAGAGTGAAGAGGTTCCATCAGAAGTGAATATGACATTTCTACAACAGACTGATTGGGGAAAGGAACAGAGTGCCGATGAGCCTACCCAGAACATTCCAAAAGATAGAAGAAGATCTGAATCTGCCTCTCATAACGAACCTCTCATTAGGAAGCCTTCAAATGACTCTGCTCTTATTGCAAACAGTGTCCCGCTAGAGATCCCAGAGGTGAATATTTCTGTAGGTGGgaaaataagtcaaaatgaGAACAAAACAGAAGCTTTTATCAAGAGAGAGGAAGTGACCAAAGTCAAACTGGAAAGCACTGACATCAAGCAGACTCAGCATCAGCCAAAAGAAAGACCAGATGCTGAAGAGAACCAGCGACCAAAAATAGCCAATTTGAGATCATTCTGGGAGAAAGAAAACATTGGTCCAAAGATTTTGATCAGCAAATCTAGTGTACCTGGTAAAACCGAAAAATGCATCCCCAGTGATGTTAGCAGAAAGCTGACTGAACATGTAGAGGACCAACAGAGAAATGAACAGAGCTTGAAAGTAACATCTCCAAAACATCAGAAAAAAGAGACAGTTGTTGAAGATTTAGACCTTGAGCATGTGGGGAGTGCAAACACCATCTATAAACCCCAAGTAACCATTGTTACAGATGAATCAAAACCACCATTGATATATGCTAATCAGAAGGTTGACCAAATACTTGCAAGCTCTTCCTTAGACAAAGACGTTACTCTTCCACGTTTAAAATCACCTTCACCATCACTTGACAGTGGATCCTTGCAAGCGGGTCAAAATGATGATAGTATGGGAGGCACCGTTAGCACATACAGTAGTGATGCAGATCACTCCTCTCCAAAAGAATTAGAGGCAAAATCAAGAACTGCACCAAGAACAAATCAAGTGCCTTTTGTTAAGCAGAATTCCCAGCAAGAGAACATGGCAGAGAGGATCAAGCAACTCAAGTCCTTCTGGGAGAAAGAATCTAAAACATCAGCAGCAGCTCAAATCAGATCAACTACGACTACCCGACTGAACCAAAGATTTACAAAGTCTGAGTTTGATCTCAGAACAATAGGTACAGAGTatgatgatgaggatgatgatgaggacAGTACTTCAGCCAGAGGTAGACAGTCTCCCAATTTCTCTGTGCAACCTCTACGAAAGGATAAGCCAGTTGTGATGGATGGTATGAGCACTTTACAGTTTAAGAACCTTCGTGACTTCTGGGGAGGATCACCTAAAAAATCTGGACCAAGGTCACCAGTCCTTGAAAGTGGAATTCAGAGATCCTTAAGTCCACAAAGTCCAAATGAGAGAGCTAATGTCAAAGACTTTGTTAATGAGAGCCAGAATGGTAAAACATCCTCACCAGCCAAAACTAGAGCATTCCAGTCTCCCTCAAAGAAGAGGATTATGTCAAGACAAGAATCTGAATCAAAAAACAATCATAGGATCTCAGGCGAAGCAATATCCCATGAAGTGTCTCAATCTCTTCAGGCACAGAAAAGCTCTCAGATTGCTTCAAAATCCACAATGGTACCTAAACCTCAGGCTGGTCAAGAGTCACATCCTCAACAGGGTAGAAGAAGCAGCAAAGGCAGTCtaaatggaaaatcaaatgCCATGCGACGAGCCACCAGCATGTTTTCAGTGAACACTGCATTTGAGGAGCAAAGCCAAGACTTGCATCTTCAGTCCAAGAAGATTCAGGATCCCAATATGCAACAGGTCAAGAAAACACCAGAAGCTAGCATTACACAGTCCAGGAAAACACAAGAAGCTAGCTATACCATGCCAAAAACATCCCCAGAAATCTCTTGGAGAGACAGAGACAAAAACACTCAGAGAAGACCATCACGTACCTCAGAGGATTCCGACTCGCAACCTCTTGCTAGATCTTTCATTCCACGGGACTACCAACACTACCTTGGGATTACAGAAGACAGAAGTATGTACACTCCACCTCCAGTTACAGAGCAGGTTGATGATTTTATCTGCACTTCATTTACGTCATCTCCAGAGACAAACCGTAGCTGTAAGTGCTCCCCAGTGAAAACCAGTACTCCAGTACAGGGTTCCCCCGACCTCCAAACCAGGAGAGGGAGCCTGGGACGCTACTCAACCACACAAACTGATGGAAATGCCACTAAGGGGAATTCAAACT GTGAAAATGAGAGTCCCATTCAGAAAGCTTTGAGACGAGCTTCATCTAGACCGGTGTACCATAAGAGCATGGAAGACATCAGCATTCTTCCTA GACAAGACCAAAAACTCAAACAAACGAGCGACTACATGCAGGGGAACTATGATG TTGTCCAGACTTCCTTCGCGACCTCAGACCCAGAGCACCTGAAGCAACTCAGCAAATCAGTGCCCTCATTCCTACAAAAAGAA AGCGATGAAGGAGAGAGTGATTCAGAGAGCAGTTCCCGCAGCAGTGTACCACAGTGGAATAACAGACAATTTACTAACCTCAGCAACTACTCTGGCTCCACCTCTCTGTCATCT GTTAGCGGCAGTGTTGCAAGTGTATACAATAGTGACTACAGCAGTGTTGACGTTCAAGGGAGCATCCAGTTTTCACTAAACTATGTGCAAAAGTTGCGGGAGTTCCATATCTTTGTTGTTCAGTGCCAGAATCTGGCAGCAGTAGACACGAAGAGGAATCGATCTGACCC GTATGTTAAGAGTTACCTCATACCTGATCCTGCCAATTTGGGAAAAAGAAAAACCGCCGTGAAGAAGAAAACACTGAATCCTACATACAATGAGATTCTTAGG TACAGAGTCCGAATGGAGTACCTGACGTCCCAGGTTCTCAACCTTTCAGCATGGCACAATGACACATTTGGACGTAACAGCTTCCTGGGTGAAATAGAGCTTGACCTTTCCTCATGGGACTTTACTGATACAGAGATGAAGCTTTTTCCTCTTAAACCAAGG AATCTCTTCTCACAGACCACAAACATCCTCCAGCCATCTGACTTAAGAGGACAGATGAGACTGGCCATACGTTTCCTGCCTCAGATCTCCCACT CAAAGAACATTCCTGGCTCTGGTGAAGTGCATATCTGGGTCAAAGACTGCAAGAATCTCCCTCTTATCAGAAGTCCAACTATTGACCCATATGTAAAATG CTTTGtactccccgacaccagcaaaAAGAGCCGTCAGAAGACTCGGGTGCTGAAGAGAACAACCAACCCCATATTTAATCACACTATGGTGTATGATGGCTTCAGGGCAGAGGACCTAAAAGAGGCTTGCGTGGAGCTTACTGTTTGGGACCGGGACCGTCTAGCCAATCACTCGCTTGGAGGCCTGAGACTCGGCATGGGCACAG GTAAGAGTTATGGAGTACAGGTGGACTGGATGGACTCTACAACAGAGGAGGTCGCTTTATGGAGGAGAATGATGGAATCTCCCAATGAATGGGTGGAAGGCTTGCTACCACTGAGGATTGTAACAGCAGCCAAAAACACATGGAAATGA
- the sytl2b gene encoding synaptotagmin-like protein 2 isoform X1 yields the protein MIDLSHLSEEEQEMIMTVLKRDAELKKAEEERINLRFRSFDSRQLQKAVPEEDRRKYLSGEWFYEVKSQRHQDRIHGSDIIMASMKQRKPSVVEYLTKSWGGRSRSISRKDSDGNMTSPKKTQTTESSEQLKERENGDTLEVQQENLSIGMRSPSKPRHNPFNSVPIELDFEETDIHFTSGPGLRKSIDRGSDSQVKHQEASNSEGNSEVSNTTQNGPPGQKPVPKKRTKINKPQSSISDSASSVSSQSVSTTAGSSIRSPPPRSIPKHSSNEPTLKTQLRQPVVSLSSVCKNSSQERDPEESKLSLGSTEESSSKIENKEPFSSPSPLKLPKSRLPVRASSQLIIPPRGIQEKPKIQPRLSLNSITRADDGKKVEELLKQRRETNSCLPQSPSMELEGQNISGEIHHPRENAMFALTDNTKKPLDEITALQPTQHKSENVENHMAQFPKLEATTTEENIKKTAVGQQFPRSLNITDTFNKTDASSDSETNYSPLVFNIKQKTNNSKQENAKLEVMTDEHIQTPTDEQGDSIAKVLEWFSRSSDSSDRLDIESNVQEDMEEDTKIDDIDFEDEVDLRSKPRDNVYLIIPRQSEEVPSEVNMTFLQQTDWGKEQSADEPTQNIPKDRRRSESASHNEPLIRKPSNDSALIANSVPLEIPEVNISVGGKISQNENKTEAFIKREEVTKVKLESTDIKQTQHQPKERPDAEENQRPKIANLRSFWEKENIGPKILISKSSVPGKTEKCIPSDVSRKLTEHVEDQQRNEQSLKVTSPKHQKKETVVEDLDLEHVGSANTIYKPQVTIVTDESKPPLIYANQKVDQILASSSLDKDVTLPRLKSPSPSLDSGSLQAGQNDDSMGGTVSTYSSDADHSSPKELEAKSRTAPRTNQVPFVKQNSQQENMAERIKQLKSFWEKESKTSAAAQIRSTTTTRLNQRFTKSEFDLRTIGTEYDDEDDDEDSTSARGRQSPNFSVQPLRKDKPVVMDGMSTLQFKNLRDFWGGSPKKSGPRSPVLESGIQRSLSPQSPNERANVKDFVNESQNGKTSSPAKTRAFQSPSKKRIMSRQESESKNNHRISGEAISHEVSQSLQAQKSSQIASKSTMVPKPQAGQESHPQQGRRSSKGSLNGKSNAMRRATSMFSVNTAFEEQSQDLHLQSKKIQDPNMQQVKKTPEASITQSRKTQEASYTMPKTSPEISWRDRDKNTQRRPSRTSEDSDSQPLARSFIPRDYQHYLGITEDRSMYTPPPVTEQVDDFICTSFTSSPETNRSCKCSPVKTSTPVQGSPDLQTRRGSLGRYSTTQTDGNATKGNSNCENESPIQKALRRASSRPVYHKSMEDISILPRQDQKLKQTSDYMQGNYDVVQTSFATSDPEHLKQLSKSVPSFLQKESDEGESDSESSSRSSVPQWNNRQFTNLSNYSGSTSLSSVSGSVASVYNSDYSSVDVQGSIQFSLNYVQKLREFHIFVVQCQNLAAVDTKRNRSDPYVKSYLIPDPANLGKRKTAVKKKTLNPTYNEILRYRVRMEYLTSQVLNLSAWHNDTFGRNSFLGEIELDLSSWDFTDTEMKLFPLKPRNLFSQTTNILQPSDLRGQMRLAIRFLPQISHSKNIPGSGEVHIWVKDCKNLPLIRSPTIDPYVKCFVLPDTSKKSRQKTRVLKRTTNPIFNHTMVYDGFRAEDLKEACVELTVWDRDRLANHSLGGLRLGMGTGKSYGVQVDWMDSTTEEVALWRRMMESPNEWVEGLLPLRIVTAAKNTWK from the exons ATGATAGACCTGAGCCATCTGAGCGAGGAGGAGCAGGAGATGAtcatgactgttttaaagagGGATGCTGAGCTGAAGAAAGCCGAAGAAGAACGAATCAA TTTAAGGTTCCGCTCATTTGATTCCAGACAGCTGCAGAAAGCCGTCCCAGAGGAAGACAGACGCAAGTATTTGTCAGGAGAATGGTTCTATGAGGTGAAGTCTCAGAGACACCAGGACAGGATTCATGGCTCTGATATCATAATGGCATCAATGAAGCAAAGAAAACCATCAGTTGTTG AGTATTTAACCAAGTCATGGGGCGGCAGATCCAGAAGCATCAGCAGAAAGGATAGTGATGGCAACATGACGTCAcctaaaaaaacacaaactacTGAGTCCTCAGAGCAGCTAAAGGAGAG gGAAAATGGTGACACATTAGAGGTCCAGCAAGAAAACCTAAGCATAGGCATGAGATCGCCATCCAAG CCAAGACACAACCCATTCAACAGTGTTCCAATAGAGCTTGACTTTGAGGAGACTGATATCCACTTTACATCAGGACCTGGACTCAGGAAATCAATAGACAGAGGCTCTGATTCACAAG TAAAACATCAGGAAGCAAGTAACAGTGAAGGTAATAGTGAAGTCTCTAACACCACACAAAATGGACCTCCTGGTCAAAAGCCTGTGCCAAAGAAGAGGACCAAAATCAACAAACCCCAGAGCTCTATCTCAGACAGCGCCAGCTCTGTGTCCAGCCAGAGTGTGTCCACCACAGCAGGCTCAAGTATCAGGTCACCACCACCAAGAAGTATCCCCAAACACAGCTCAAATGAGCCCACTCTCAAGACACAACTGCGCCAACCAGTTGTATCCCTAAGCTCTGTTTGCAAAAACAGCAGTCAAGAGAGGGATCCTGAAGAATCAAAACTTTCTCTGGGAAGTACAGAGGAATCAAGTAGCAAAATTGAAAACAAAGAGCCATTTAGCTCCCCTTCACCACTGAAGTTGCCAAAGTCACGTTTACCAGTGAGAGCCTCATCGCAACTGATAATCCCTCCTCGGGGCATACAAGAGAAGCCAAAGATACAACCACGTCTAAGTCTGAACTCTATCACAAGAGCAGATGATGGCAAAAAAGTAGAAGAACTTCTAAAACAAAGAAGAGAAACAAATAGTTGTCTTCCTCAGTCACCAAGTATGGAATTAGAGGGCCAAAACATTTCTGGTGAAATTCATCATCCTCGTGAGAATGCAATGTTTGCATTGACTGACAACACTAAAAAGCCACTGGATGAGATCACCGCCCTTCAACCTACACAGCACAAATCTGAGAATGTGGAGAATCATATGGCTCAGTTTCCAAAATTGGAAGCGACAACAACTGAAGAAAACATAAAGAAAACTGCTGTTG GTCAACAATTTCCCAGATCCCTCAACATAACAGATACATTCAATAAGACAGATGCCTCTTCTGACTCTGAGACTAACTACAGCCCCCTTGTCTTCAACATAAAACAAAAGACTAATAACTCAAAACAAGAAAATGCCAAACTGGAAGTTATGACAGATGAACACATTCAGACACCTACTGATGAACAAGGAGATTCCATTGCCAAAGTTCTTGAATGGTTTAGCAGGAGCTCAGACAGCAGTGATAGGCTTGATATAGAGAGCAATGTCCAGGAGGACATGGAGGAGGACACCAAGATCGATGACATAGACTTTGAAGATGAGGTTGATCTGAGATCCAAACCAAGGGATAATGTGTACTTGATCATACCACGCCAGAGTGAAGAGGTTCCATCAGAAGTGAATATGACATTTCTACAACAGACTGATTGGGGAAAGGAACAGAGTGCCGATGAGCCTACCCAGAACATTCCAAAAGATAGAAGAAGATCTGAATCTGCCTCTCATAACGAACCTCTCATTAGGAAGCCTTCAAATGACTCTGCTCTTATTGCAAACAGTGTCCCGCTAGAGATCCCAGAGGTGAATATTTCTGTAGGTGGgaaaataagtcaaaatgaGAACAAAACAGAAGCTTTTATCAAGAGAGAGGAAGTGACCAAAGTCAAACTGGAAAGCACTGACATCAAGCAGACTCAGCATCAGCCAAAAGAAAGACCAGATGCTGAAGAGAACCAGCGACCAAAAATAGCCAATTTGAGATCATTCTGGGAGAAAGAAAACATTGGTCCAAAGATTTTGATCAGCAAATCTAGTGTACCTGGTAAAACCGAAAAATGCATCCCCAGTGATGTTAGCAGAAAGCTGACTGAACATGTAGAGGACCAACAGAGAAATGAACAGAGCTTGAAAGTAACATCTCCAAAACATCAGAAAAAAGAGACAGTTGTTGAAGATTTAGACCTTGAGCATGTGGGGAGTGCAAACACCATCTATAAACCCCAAGTAACCATTGTTACAGATGAATCAAAACCACCATTGATATATGCTAATCAGAAGGTTGACCAAATACTTGCAAGCTCTTCCTTAGACAAAGACGTTACTCTTCCACGTTTAAAATCACCTTCACCATCACTTGACAGTGGATCCTTGCAAGCGGGTCAAAATGATGATAGTATGGGAGGCACCGTTAGCACATACAGTAGTGATGCAGATCACTCCTCTCCAAAAGAATTAGAGGCAAAATCAAGAACTGCACCAAGAACAAATCAAGTGCCTTTTGTTAAGCAGAATTCCCAGCAAGAGAACATGGCAGAGAGGATCAAGCAACTCAAGTCCTTCTGGGAGAAAGAATCTAAAACATCAGCAGCAGCTCAAATCAGATCAACTACGACTACCCGACTGAACCAAAGATTTACAAAGTCTGAGTTTGATCTCAGAACAATAGGTACAGAGTatgatgatgaggatgatgatgaggacAGTACTTCAGCCAGAGGTAGACAGTCTCCCAATTTCTCTGTGCAACCTCTACGAAAGGATAAGCCAGTTGTGATGGATGGTATGAGCACTTTACAGTTTAAGAACCTTCGTGACTTCTGGGGAGGATCACCTAAAAAATCTGGACCAAGGTCACCAGTCCTTGAAAGTGGAATTCAGAGATCCTTAAGTCCACAAAGTCCAAATGAGAGAGCTAATGTCAAAGACTTTGTTAATGAGAGCCAGAATGGTAAAACATCCTCACCAGCCAAAACTAGAGCATTCCAGTCTCCCTCAAAGAAGAGGATTATGTCAAGACAAGAATCTGAATCAAAAAACAATCATAGGATCTCAGGCGAAGCAATATCCCATGAAGTGTCTCAATCTCTTCAGGCACAGAAAAGCTCTCAGATTGCTTCAAAATCCACAATGGTACCTAAACCTCAGGCTGGTCAAGAGTCACATCCTCAACAGGGTAGAAGAAGCAGCAAAGGCAGTCtaaatggaaaatcaaatgCCATGCGACGAGCCACCAGCATGTTTTCAGTGAACACTGCATTTGAGGAGCAAAGCCAAGACTTGCATCTTCAGTCCAAGAAGATTCAGGATCCCAATATGCAACAGGTCAAGAAAACACCAGAAGCTAGCATTACACAGTCCAGGAAAACACAAGAAGCTAGCTATACCATGCCAAAAACATCCCCAGAAATCTCTTGGAGAGACAGAGACAAAAACACTCAGAGAAGACCATCACGTACCTCAGAGGATTCCGACTCGCAACCTCTTGCTAGATCTTTCATTCCACGGGACTACCAACACTACCTTGGGATTACAGAAGACAGAAGTATGTACACTCCACCTCCAGTTACAGAGCAGGTTGATGATTTTATCTGCACTTCATTTACGTCATCTCCAGAGACAAACCGTAGCTGTAAGTGCTCCCCAGTGAAAACCAGTACTCCAGTACAGGGTTCCCCCGACCTCCAAACCAGGAGAGGGAGCCTGGGACGCTACTCAACCACACAAACTGATGGAAATGCCACTAAGGGGAATTCAAACT GTGAAAATGAGAGTCCCATTCAGAAAGCTTTGAGACGAGCTTCATCTAGACCGGTGTACCATAAGAGCATGGAAGACATCAGCATTCTTCCTA GACAAGACCAAAAACTCAAACAAACGAGCGACTACATGCAGGGGAACTATGATG TTGTCCAGACTTCCTTCGCGACCTCAGACCCAGAGCACCTGAAGCAACTCAGCAAATCAGTGCCCTCATTCCTACAAAAAGAA AGCGATGAAGGAGAGAGTGATTCAGAGAGCAGTTCCCGCAGCAGTGTACCACAGTGGAATAACAGACAATTTACTAACCTCAGCAACTACTCTGGCTCCACCTCTCTGTCATCT GTTAGCGGCAGTGTTGCAAGTGTATACAATAGTGACTACAGCAGTGTTGACGTTCAAGGGAGCATCCAGTTTTCACTAAACTATGTGCAAAAGTTGCGGGAGTTCCATATCTTTGTTGTTCAGTGCCAGAATCTGGCAGCAGTAGACACGAAGAGGAATCGATCTGACCC GTATGTTAAGAGTTACCTCATACCTGATCCTGCCAATTTGGGAAAAAGAAAAACCGCCGTGAAGAAGAAAACACTGAATCCTACATACAATGAGATTCTTAGG TACAGAGTCCGAATGGAGTACCTGACGTCCCAGGTTCTCAACCTTTCAGCATGGCACAATGACACATTTGGACGTAACAGCTTCCTGGGTGAAATAGAGCTTGACCTTTCCTCATGGGACTTTACTGATACAGAGATGAAGCTTTTTCCTCTTAAACCAAGG AATCTCTTCTCACAGACCACAAACATCCTCCAGCCATCTGACTTAAGAGGACAGATGAGACTGGCCATACGTTTCCTGCCTCAGATCTCCCACT CAAAGAACATTCCTGGCTCTGGTGAAGTGCATATCTGGGTCAAAGACTGCAAGAATCTCCCTCTTATCAGAAGTCCAACTATTGACCCATATGTAAAATG CTTTGtactccccgacaccagcaaaAAGAGCCGTCAGAAGACTCGGGTGCTGAAGAGAACAACCAACCCCATATTTAATCACACTATGGTGTATGATGGCTTCAGGGCAGAGGACCTAAAAGAGGCTTGCGTGGAGCTTACTGTTTGGGACCGGGACCGTCTAGCCAATCACTCGCTTGGAGGCCTGAGACTCGGCATGGGCACAG GTAAGAGTTATGGAGTACAGGTGGACTGGATGGACTCTACAACAGAGGAGGTCGCTTTATGGAGGAGAATGATGGAATCTCCCAATGAATGGGTGGAAGGCTTGCTACCACTGAGGATTGTAACAGCAGCCAAAAACACATGGAAATGA